The Sulfitobacter sp. SK011 genome has a window encoding:
- a CDS encoding TerB family tellurite resistance protein — MFDDLFKRLIQPNPAPLPDADARLALTALLVRIARSDNDYAPRERALIDQIVQQRYGLDPAAAKKLRADAESVESEAPDTVRFTRAIKDAVPYDDRLDVIQALWQIVLADGTRADEEDALLRLVASLLGVSDTDSAMARRRVEAQYN; from the coding sequence ATGTTCGATGATCTCTTTAAGCGGCTGATACAGCCTAACCCCGCCCCGCTGCCCGATGCGGATGCGCGCCTTGCATTGACTGCGCTGTTGGTGCGGATCGCGCGGTCCGACAATGATTATGCGCCGCGCGAACGCGCGCTGATCGACCAGATTGTCCAGCAACGGTATGGCCTTGATCCGGCAGCAGCCAAAAAGCTGCGCGCAGACGCCGAATCCGTCGAATCAGAGGCACCTGATACCGTCAGGTTCACCCGCGCCATCAAAGATGCGGTTCCTTATGACGACCGCCTCGATGTGATCCAGGCGCTTTGGCAGATCGTGCTTGCCGATGGCACCCGTGCTGACGAAGAGGATGCGCTGTTGCGACTGGTGGCAAGCCTGCTTGGGGTTTCCGACACCGACAGCGCCATGGCGCGCCGACGTGTTGAAGCGCAATATAATTAA
- a CDS encoding glutamine synthetase family protein, with translation MADWTANLPASARKFLEGKRLDEVECIIPDLPGIARGKAVPASKFARQEYFHLPDSIFYQTITGEWGEAAGEEGFTERDMVLRPDMSTATAAPWTGDWTLQIIHDAFGSDGEPVPFSPRNVLKRVVDLYTAKGWNPVVAPEMEFFLVARNLDPAQEIKPMIGRSGRPAAARQAYSMTAVDEFGPVIDDIYDFAEAQGFEIDGITQEGGAGQLEINLIHGDPVRLADEVFYFKRLIREAALRHECYATFMAKPIEDEPGSAMHIHHSVLDAKTGKNIFSNADGSETDAFMHFIAGLQNHMPDALAVIAPYVNSYRRYVKDHAAPINLEWGRDNRTTGIRVPLASPNARRVENRLAGMDCNPYLAIAASLACGYLGLVEAKQPRKEFKGDAYDGDGDIPRVMGEALDLFDEASALREVLGPEFARVYGIVKRAEYDEFLQVISPWEREHLLMNV, from the coding sequence ATGGCCGACTGGACCGCAAACCTACCAGCCTCCGCGCGCAAGTTCCTTGAGGGCAAACGCCTTGACGAGGTGGAATGTATCATCCCCGACCTGCCCGGCATCGCGCGCGGCAAAGCGGTGCCAGCATCAAAATTTGCGCGGCAGGAGTATTTTCATCTGCCCGACAGCATCTTTTATCAGACCATCACCGGCGAATGGGGTGAGGCCGCGGGAGAAGAAGGTTTTACCGAACGCGACATGGTTTTGCGTCCCGATATGTCCACCGCAACTGCCGCCCCCTGGACCGGCGACTGGACCTTGCAAATCATCCATGATGCCTTTGGCTCCGATGGTGAGCCAGTGCCGTTTTCACCGCGCAATGTCCTGAAGCGGGTTGTCGATCTTTACACGGCCAAAGGCTGGAACCCTGTTGTGGCACCCGAAATGGAATTCTTTCTGGTGGCGCGCAACCTTGATCCCGCTCAGGAAATCAAACCGATGATTGGCCGCTCCGGGCGTCCCGCAGCGGCGCGGCAGGCCTATTCGATGACGGCTGTCGACGAATTTGGCCCCGTGATCGACGACATCTATGATTTTGCCGAAGCGCAGGGGTTTGAGATTGATGGCATCACCCAGGAAGGCGGGGCCGGACAATTGGAGATCAATTTGATCCACGGCGACCCCGTTCGTCTGGCCGATGAAGTGTTCTATTTCAAACGCCTGATCCGCGAAGCGGCGCTGCGCCATGAATGTTATGCGACCTTTATGGCCAAACCGATCGAGGACGAGCCGGGGTCAGCCATGCACATTCATCATTCGGTGCTGGATGCGAAAACCGGCAAGAATATCTTTTCGAATGCCGATGGGTCAGAAACCGATGCCTTTATGCATTTCATCGCAGGCCTGCAGAACCACATGCCGGATGCGCTGGCCGTGATTGCGCCCTATGTGAACAGCTACCGTCGCTATGTGAAAGACCACGCCGCACCCATTAACCTTGAATGGGGCCGCGACAACCGCACCACCGGCATCCGCGTGCCGCTGGCCAGCCCGAATGCGCGGCGGGTCGAAAACCGCCTTGCCGGCATGGACTGCAATCCCTACCTCGCCATCGCAGCCTCGCTGGCCTGCGGCTATCTCGGTCTGGTCGAGGCCAAACAACCAAGGAAAGAGTTCAAGGGCGATGCGTACGATGGTGATGGCGACATCCCGCGCGTTATGGGTGAAGCGCTTGATCTGTTTGATGAAGCCTCCGCATTGCGTGAGGTTCTGGGCCCGGAATTCGCGCGCGTCTACGGCATCGTGAAACGCGCCGAATATGACGAGTTCCTGCAGGTCATTTCACCGTGGGAACGCGAGCATCTTTTGATGAACGTCTGA
- a CDS encoding ABC transporter permease translates to MFSFCADPSTLERLPWLACYLTTGVHMSFYGSFIKVLLLLAVTAPVALGFGFAGAMAARASFFLVRWIGKAYIALVRGVPDIAFFLFFVIALDQAIEFTRHKVLCPDWELPVRQGNDFVVCQAAKMPLGNASQWVHESYGFSLAVVTFAIVFGAFAANVLFGAMRAVPHAQLETAEAYGMSRRQTFWRVMVPQMWVYALPGLSNLWMVLIKATPLLFLLGVEDIVYWARELGGTKTSRFTDYPHGDWRMWYFFVLLIFYLCFTRVSEIVLDRLMKRLTRGQATTGGEAQRKAA, encoded by the coding sequence ATGTTCTCATTCTGCGCCGATCCTTCCACACTTGAACGCCTGCCATGGCTCGCCTGTTATCTGACAACGGGCGTGCATATGTCGTTCTATGGTTCTTTCATAAAAGTGCTGCTGCTGCTGGCGGTGACGGCCCCTGTGGCATTGGGTTTTGGGTTTGCCGGTGCAATGGCGGCCCGGGCCAGCTTTTTCCTCGTCCGCTGGATTGGCAAAGCCTACATCGCGCTGGTGCGCGGCGTGCCGGACATTGCGTTCTTTCTGTTCTTTGTGATCGCTCTGGATCAGGCCATCGAATTTACCCGCCACAAGGTGCTTTGCCCCGACTGGGAACTGCCCGTCAGACAGGGAAATGATTTTGTCGTCTGTCAGGCCGCAAAGATGCCGCTCGGGAATGCATCGCAGTGGGTTCACGAAAGCTATGGCTTTTCGCTGGCGGTCGTGACCTTTGCCATCGTGTTTGGGGCCTTTGCAGCGAACGTTCTTTTTGGTGCGATGCGCGCCGTCCCGCATGCACAGCTTGAAACAGCAGAGGCTTATGGCATGTCGCGGCGTCAGACATTCTGGCGGGTGATGGTGCCCCAGATGTGGGTTTATGCGTTGCCCGGCCTCAGCAATCTTTGGATGGTGCTGATCAAGGCAACGCCGCTGTTGTTCCTGCTTGGCGTCGAAGACATCGTGTACTGGGCGCGCGAACTTGGCGGCACCAAGACATCGCGCTTTACCGACTATCCGCATGGTGACTGGCGGATGTGGTATTTCTTTGTGCTGTTGATCTTTTACCTGTGCTTCACACGCGTCTCCGAAATTGTGCTGGACCGGTTGATGAAGCGTCTCACACGCGGTCAGGCGACCACGGGCGGCGAAGCGCAAAGGAAAGCCGCATGA
- the rlmJ gene encoding 23S rRNA (adenine(2030)-N(6))-methyltransferase RlmJ: MLSYQHIYHAGNLADVHKHALLAWMLEYLTRKDKPLTYMETHAGRALYDLTDVAAVKTGEAKQGITKVDQWFDADHPYAKVLAKTRANHGPDAYPGSPLLAASLLRPTDVIHLAELHPREHSALDLAMSPYPVKCHLRDGFEMAFALTPPTPRRGLMLIDPSYEIKADYTDIPRHIGKLAKAWNVGIIAVWYPILTSRAHEPMLSALGGAHPDALRHEVRFAPARPGHGMVGSGLFVINPPFGLAEAAKAISGLYNTLK; this comes from the coding sequence ATGCTCAGCTACCAACATATCTACCACGCCGGAAATCTGGCCGACGTTCATAAACATGCCTTGCTGGCGTGGATGCTTGAATACCTCACCCGCAAGGACAAACCACTGACCTATATGGAAACCCATGCCGGGCGCGCGCTTTATGATCTGACGGATGTGGCGGCGGTCAAAACCGGTGAGGCGAAACAGGGAATTACAAAGGTTGATCAATGGTTTGACGCTGATCATCCCTACGCGAAAGTTCTTGCAAAAACCCGCGCCAATCATGGCCCCGACGCCTATCCCGGTTCGCCCCTTTTGGCCGCATCGTTGCTGCGCCCCACCGACGTGATCCATCTGGCCGAACTGCACCCGCGCGAACACAGCGCGCTGGATTTGGCGATGTCGCCCTATCCCGTCAAATGCCACCTGCGCGACGGGTTCGAGATGGCCTTTGCCCTGACTCCGCCAACCCCGCGCCGCGGGCTGATGCTGATCGATCCGAGCTATGAAATAAAGGCCGATTACACCGATATCCCGCGCCACATCGGCAAGCTTGCAAAGGCGTGGAATGTCGGCATTATCGCGGTGTGGTACCCCATTCTGACCAGTCGCGCCCATGAACCGATGCTAAGCGCGCTTGGCGGCGCGCACCCGGATGCGCTGCGCCATGAGGTCCGCTTTGCCCCTGCCCGTCCGGGGCATGGTATGGTCGGCTCTGGCCTGTTTGTGATCAACCCGCCTTTTGGGCTGGCCGAGGCGGCCAAGGCGATTTCAGGACTGTATAACACTTTGAAATAG
- a CDS encoding glutamine synthetase family protein translates to MNNWLRKNPQVRTIRVAAADLNGQARGKRIPTRFADKVATDGTRFPVSVLNLDIWGEDIDDSPLVFESGDADGVLKPTERGFMPMPWLDAPSALLPIWMFREDGRPYAGDPRHALRAVLDRFKAHGLTPVCAVELEFFLIDDSGRKLQVPISPRSNKRRKAAETLSIRALDQFDEFFTDLYDACEEMDIPADTAISEAGLGQFEINLMHCDDALRAADDAWLFKMLVKGLARRHGFAASFMAKPYEDYAGSGLHTHFSVLDQDGNNVFDDGGPEGTDVMRHAVAGCMNAMAGSALVFCPHANSFDRMVPGAHAPTGISWAYENRTSSIRIPSGNHKARRIEHRVSGGDVNPYLMLAAVLGAAINGIEDGILPPPPITGNAYAAELPQIPTDWASAIDLFEKDPQVARIFAPELIRNFVLTKRQELHYMQELTPQEQVEIYLDTV, encoded by the coding sequence ATGAACAATTGGCTACGCAAAAACCCGCAGGTCCGCACCATCCGTGTGGCTGCCGCTGATCTCAATGGTCAGGCACGGGGCAAACGCATCCCCACACGCTTTGCCGACAAAGTGGCAACTGATGGCACCCGGTTTCCGGTATCTGTGCTGAACCTCGACATCTGGGGCGAAGACATCGACGACAGCCCGCTGGTGTTTGAATCCGGCGATGCGGATGGCGTTCTGAAGCCAACCGAACGTGGCTTTATGCCGATGCCCTGGCTTGATGCGCCCTCTGCCCTGTTGCCGATCTGGATGTTTCGTGAGGATGGCCGCCCTTATGCCGGTGATCCACGTCATGCATTGCGCGCCGTTCTGGACCGGTTCAAAGCGCATGGGCTGACCCCTGTTTGTGCGGTGGAGCTTGAATTTTTCCTGATCGACGATTCCGGGCGCAAGTTGCAGGTGCCCATTTCACCCAGATCCAACAAACGCCGCAAGGCGGCGGAAACACTGTCGATCCGGGCGCTGGACCAGTTTGATGAGTTCTTTACCGACCTCTACGACGCCTGCGAAGAAATGGACATTCCTGCCGATACCGCGATTTCCGAAGCGGGCCTTGGCCAGTTCGAGATCAACCTGATGCATTGCGACGATGCCCTGCGCGCTGCTGACGATGCCTGGCTGTTCAAGATGCTGGTCAAAGGGTTGGCACGCCGGCACGGATTTGCAGCGTCTTTCATGGCAAAACCTTACGAGGACTACGCGGGCTCCGGCCTGCACACCCATTTTTCGGTGCTCGATCAAGACGGCAACAACGTCTTTGACGATGGCGGACCCGAAGGCACCGACGTGATGCGCCACGCAGTTGCGGGCTGTATGAACGCGATGGCAGGCTCGGCCTTGGTGTTTTGCCCCCATGCCAACAGCTTTGACCGCATGGTGCCGGGCGCGCATGCGCCAACCGGAATTTCATGGGCCTATGAAAACCGCACCTCGTCGATCCGCATCCCGTCCGGCAATCATAAGGCGCGGCGTATTGAACATCGGGTGTCGGGGGGCGACGTGAACCCCTATCTGATGCTGGCCGCTGTGCTGGGTGCTGCCATCAATGGCATCGAAGACGGCATCCTGCCGCCCCCGCCGATCACCGGCAACGCCTATGCTGCCGAGTTGCCACAAATTCCGACCGATTGGGCCAGTGCCATTGATCTGTTTGAGAAGGATCCGCAGGTCGCGCGCATTTTTGCGCCTGAACTGATCCGCAACTTTGTCCTGACCAAGCGGCAAGAGCTGCATTATATGCAAGAGCTGACCCCGCAAGAACAGGTCGAGATTTACCTTGATACGGTGTGA
- a CDS encoding TerB family tellurite resistance protein yields the protein MFDRLFPRRKPAPKPLPQPNAQLALGALLVRVAFADNNYQASEVGQIDRILSQTFGLKPLEAAKLRATCEALERDAPGTPEFAAILREEVAYADRKALSDAMWAVALVDGTRDEKEEIQLLAIETALGLTDADMQAARENALKAI from the coding sequence ATGTTTGATCGCCTTTTTCCCCGCCGTAAACCCGCACCGAAACCCCTGCCACAGCCCAACGCGCAGCTTGCCCTTGGGGCACTTTTGGTGCGCGTTGCTTTTGCAGACAATAATTATCAGGCCTCGGAAGTTGGCCAGATTGATCGCATCCTGTCGCAGACCTTTGGCCTCAAACCACTGGAGGCCGCAAAACTGCGCGCGACCTGTGAAGCACTGGAACGGGACGCGCCCGGCACGCCCGAATTTGCGGCAATCCTGCGCGAAGAAGTGGCCTATGCCGACCGCAAGGCGCTGAGTGATGCTATGTGGGCGGTTGCGTTGGTCGATGGAACCCGCGACGAAAAAGAAGAGATTCAACTGCTCGCGATTGAAACGGCGCTTGGTCTGACGGATGCCGACATGCAGGCAGCGCGCGAAAATGCTCTCAAAGCGATCTGA
- a CDS encoding ABC transporter permease (The N-terminal region of this protein, as described by TIGR01726, is a three transmembrane segment that identifies a subfamily of ABC transporter permease subunits, which specificities that include histidine, arginine, glutamine, glutamate, L-cystine (sic), the opines (in Agrobacterium) octopine and nopaline, etc.) translates to MSCLQTIQDYGLRSIGIGERLLPKDNFTLCEQFTLIGSGMIWNIYFGVVALVTGFVLATALGVGKTQANPWIRKPAEWFIFIFRGSPLFIQFFFGYFLFLSLKSVNPFFDAFTAAWLGALIVLFLNTAAYTGEIFYGALQSIPKGDVEAADAYGLTGWTRFRRVIWPTSLRLAWPAYTNEAIFLFHATTLVFFSGFPAWQQRGDALYYASYFADKTFNPFVPYPILAGYFIVLTVCVISVFGLINARLNRHLPQTQRRKINLRPNLIR, encoded by the coding sequence ATGAGTTGCTTGCAAACCATTCAGGATTACGGGCTGCGCTCAATTGGCATCGGGGAACGCCTGCTTCCAAAGGATAATTTCACCCTGTGCGAACAATTCACGCTGATTGGTTCCGGCATGATCTGGAACATCTATTTTGGCGTTGTCGCCCTTGTAACGGGCTTTGTGCTGGCCACAGCACTTGGCGTCGGCAAGACGCAGGCAAATCCCTGGATCCGCAAACCTGCGGAATGGTTCATCTTTATTTTCCGGGGCTCGCCGCTCTTTATCCAGTTCTTCTTTGGGTATTTTCTGTTTCTCAGCCTCAAATCTGTGAACCCGTTCTTTGATGCCTTCACCGCCGCATGGCTGGGTGCCCTGATCGTTTTGTTCCTGAACACCGCCGCCTATACCGGCGAGATTTTTTATGGCGCGCTACAATCCATCCCCAAGGGTGATGTCGAGGCTGCGGATGCCTATGGGTTGACCGGCTGGACCCGCTTTCGCCGGGTGATCTGGCCGACGTCACTGCGCCTTGCGTGGCCTGCCTATACCAACGAAGCGATCTTTCTGTTTCATGCCACCACATTGGTTTTTTTCAGTGGCTTTCCGGCATGGCAGCAACGCGGCGATGCGCTTTATTATGCGAGCTATTTCGCGGACAAGACGTTTAACCCCTTCGTGCCCTATCCCATCCTGGCGGGCTATTTCATTGTGTTGACGGTTTGTGTGATCTCGGTGTTTGGATTGATCAATGCGCGGCTGAATCGGCACCTGCCCCAGACACAGCGCCGAAAAATTAACTTGCGTCCCAATCTGATACGGTAG
- a CDS encoding transporter substrate-binding domain-containing protein, which translates to MKKILLASAALAMTAGLAMADGHGKTIRMGTEGAYPPYNFINDAGEVDGFERELGDELCLRAELTCEWVKNDWDSIIPNLVSGNYDTIMAGMSITDERDEVIDFTQNYYPPTASAYIATAEGVDLAGGIIAAQTSTIQAGYVAQSGATLVEFATPEETVAAVRNGEADAVFADKDYLAPIVEESSGELMFVGDDVPLGGGIGLGLRESDAELKEKFDAAITSMKADGSLNTMLKKWFGEETATY; encoded by the coding sequence ATGAAAAAGATCTTACTTGCCTCCGCAGCACTGGCAATGACCGCCGGTCTGGCCATGGCTGATGGCCACGGCAAAACCATCCGCATGGGCACCGAAGGTGCCTACCCCCCCTACAACTTCATCAATGACGCTGGCGAAGTTGACGGGTTTGAGCGCGAATTGGGCGATGAGTTGTGCCTGCGCGCTGAGTTGACCTGTGAGTGGGTCAAAAACGATTGGGACAGCATCATCCCCAACCTCGTATCGGGCAACTATGACACCATCATGGCCGGCATGAGCATCACCGATGAACGTGATGAAGTCATTGATTTCACACAGAACTATTATCCGCCAACCGCTTCTGCCTATATCGCAACCGCCGAAGGCGTTGATCTGGCAGGCGGCATTATTGCGGCACAGACATCCACAATTCAGGCCGGTTATGTCGCCCAAAGCGGTGCCACATTGGTCGAGTTTGCGACACCCGAAGAAACCGTCGCCGCCGTGCGCAATGGTGAAGCGGACGCGGTGTTTGCGGACAAGGACTATCTCGCGCCAATCGTCGAGGAATCATCTGGTGAATTGATGTTTGTCGGTGACGACGTGCCTTTGGGTGGCGGCATCGGCCTTGGCCTGCGCGAAAGCGACGCCGAGCTGAAAGAAAAGTTTGACGCCGCCATCACTTCGATGAAGGCCGATGGGTCGCTGAACACCATGCTGAAAAAGTGGTTCGGCGAAGAAACCGCAACCTACTGA
- a CDS encoding type 1 glutamine amidotransferase, which produces MKIGILITGHPPENMMDGGAYDKYFARLLGDDEFTYQAWAVVDGIFPDSVDDADGWLITGSKHGAYEPHDWIPPLEQFVRDCYAAHVPMIGVCFGHQVIAQAMGGKVEKFKGGWSVGRTEYDINGQKFALNAWHQDQVVERPEAAEVIGSTDFCENAALLYDDRIWTIQPHPEYGHDFIEGLINTRGKGVVPDAQLAAASTMLGTPLNNTDIAAEMAAFFKKKQKERA; this is translated from the coding sequence ATGAAAATTGGTATCCTGATCACTGGCCACCCCCCCGAGAACATGATGGATGGTGGGGCTTATGACAAATATTTCGCGCGTCTGCTGGGGGACGATGAGTTCACCTATCAGGCTTGGGCCGTTGTGGACGGCATTTTCCCGGACAGCGTGGATGACGCAGACGGCTGGCTGATCACCGGGTCAAAACACGGTGCCTACGAACCGCACGACTGGATACCGCCGCTGGAACAATTTGTCCGTGATTGTTACGCGGCCCACGTTCCGATGATTGGTGTCTGTTTTGGCCATCAGGTGATTGCGCAGGCGATGGGTGGCAAGGTCGAAAAATTTAAAGGCGGCTGGTCAGTCGGGCGCACAGAATATGACATCAACGGGCAGAAATTTGCCCTGAATGCATGGCATCAGGATCAGGTCGTTGAGCGCCCGGAAGCGGCAGAAGTTATCGGATCGACCGACTTTTGCGAGAACGCCGCGCTGCTTTACGATGACCGGATCTGGACCATCCAGCCGCACCCTGAATACGGTCATGACTTCATTGAGGGGCTGATCAACACCCGTGGCAAGGGTGTGGTACCGGATGCCCAGCTTGCGGCGGCATCAACGATGCTTGGGACCCCCCTGAACAACACCGACATCGCTGCTGAAATGGCGGCATTCTTTAAGAAAAAGCAGAAAGAGAGGGCCTGA
- a CDS encoding ABC transporter ATP-binding protein translates to MTEQTPVIQINNLHKAYGALEVLKGVSVTAPRGHVISLIGSSGSGKSTLLRCCNLLEDSQQGDVIFKGEPVHWKGTGHNRRPADAKQVLRIRTNLSMVFQQFNLWAHMSILQNVMEAPLTVLRRDRAEVEEAARGYLDKVGIGDKCDVYPAQLSGGQQQRAAIARALCMEPEALLFDEPTSALDPELEQEVVKVIKDLAAEGRTMMIVTHDMKLAADVSDHVVFLHQGLIEEQGPPETLFGAPKSERLQGFLSATQAS, encoded by the coding sequence GTGACAGAACAGACCCCGGTTATCCAAATCAACAACCTGCACAAGGCGTACGGAGCACTAGAAGTTCTCAAAGGTGTCAGCGTCACAGCGCCACGCGGCCACGTGATTTCGCTGATTGGATCATCCGGGTCTGGCAAATCAACATTGCTGCGTTGCTGTAACCTGCTTGAGGACAGCCAGCAGGGCGATGTGATTTTCAAGGGCGAACCGGTGCATTGGAAAGGCACAGGCCATAACCGCCGCCCCGCAGATGCCAAACAGGTCTTGCGCATCCGCACCAACCTTTCGATGGTGTTCCAGCAGTTCAATCTCTGGGCGCATATGTCGATCTTGCAAAATGTCATGGAGGCACCGCTGACCGTGTTGCGCCGCGACCGCGCCGAGGTCGAAGAGGCCGCGCGTGGGTACCTCGACAAGGTTGGGATCGGCGATAAATGCGATGTTTATCCTGCGCAACTATCTGGCGGCCAACAGCAACGTGCGGCAATCGCGCGGGCGCTGTGCATGGAGCCTGAAGCGTTGCTTTTTGATGAACCGACCTCTGCGCTGGACCCGGAGTTGGAACAGGAAGTGGTCAAGGTAATCAAGGACCTGGCCGCCGAAGGGCGCACCATGATGATCGTAACCCACGATATGAAACTGGCGGCTGATGTGTCAGATCACGTGGTGTTCCTGCATCAGGGGTTGATCGAAGAACAAGGGCCGCCAGAGACATTGTTTGGCGCGCCCAAATCAGAACGACTGCAAGGGTTTCTATCGGCAACCCAAGCCTCGTAA
- a CDS encoding DUF1330 domain-containing protein: MAKGYWIANMDVRDPQVYDTYRAANAKPLKDFGAKFLVRGGTQNAVEGPVKSRTVIIEFPSYSDALACYESADYQAAKSIRLDVADGTLMIVEGYEG, from the coding sequence ATGGCCAAAGGTTATTGGATTGCAAACATGGATGTGCGTGACCCGCAGGTCTATGACACGTACCGCGCCGCAAATGCGAAACCTCTCAAGGATTTTGGTGCCAAATTTCTGGTCCGCGGCGGCACACAGAACGCCGTAGAAGGACCCGTGAAAAGCAGAACCGTCATCATCGAATTTCCAAGCTATTCCGATGCGCTGGCCTGTTATGAAAGTGCCGACTATCAGGCCGCCAAATCCATTCGTTTAGATGTGGCTGATGGAACATTGATGATTGTTGAGGGATACGAAGGCTGA
- a CDS encoding FAD-binding oxidoreductase: MNLLYANDRRGQYPESWYAATATPTERFAVLKGAVKADVCVVGGGYTGLSAALHLAEAGRDVVLIEAQRVGFGASGRNGGQLGSGQRVEQDGLEKMLGADHAKRLWQMGEDAKDLVKSLISKHGIDCHLKPGVAHTASNAGDLGHLHAYADHLRTLYGYDQIETLDHAALQSVCPSPDYVGGTLDMGAAHLHPLNYALGLARAASAAGVRIFETSPAHHIETGKKTIVQTDAGRIEADHVILACNGYLGGLNRKVAARVMPINNFIAATEPLGDRIKDVLPRDVAVADSRFVVNYFRLSHDGRLLFGGGESYGYKFPADIAAKVRKPMSVIFPHLRDVKIDYSWGGTLGITLKRLPYVARVAPNVLSASGYSGHGVGTATHAGMLMARAVQGDADGFDTMASIPTLPFPGGAALRNPMLVLAMTWYSLRDRLGV, translated from the coding sequence GTGAACCTGCTTTATGCCAATGACCGACGGGGGCAGTACCCGGAAAGCTGGTATGCGGCAACCGCCACGCCGACTGAGCGATTTGCCGTCCTAAAAGGCGCTGTGAAGGCGGATGTCTGCGTTGTGGGCGGTGGATATACCGGCCTTTCAGCGGCGCTGCATCTGGCGGAAGCGGGCCGCGACGTGGTGCTGATTGAGGCACAACGCGTGGGGTTTGGCGCGTCGGGGCGCAATGGCGGACAATTGGGCAGCGGTCAGCGCGTTGAACAGGACGGATTGGAAAAGATGCTTGGTGCCGACCATGCCAAGCGGTTGTGGCAGATGGGTGAAGACGCCAAGGATCTGGTTAAGTCGCTGATTTCGAAACATGGCATTGACTGCCATCTGAAGCCCGGTGTCGCACACACAGCGTCAAACGCAGGCGATCTGGGCCATCTGCACGCCTATGCCGATCACCTGCGCACCCTCTACGGTTATGACCAGATCGAAACGCTGGATCATGCAGCACTGCAATCGGTGTGCCCTTCGCCTGATTACGTAGGTGGCACGTTGGACATGGGTGCCGCACACCTGCATCCTCTGAACTATGCGCTGGGTCTGGCGCGGGCGGCCAGCGCAGCGGGCGTGCGGATATTTGAGACCAGCCCCGCACATCACATCGAGACCGGGAAAAAGACCATCGTCCAAACCGACGCCGGGCGCATTGAGGCGGATCATGTGATCCTTGCCTGCAACGGCTATCTGGGCGGGCTGAACCGCAAAGTGGCCGCAAGGGTCATGCCAATCAACAATTTCATCGCCGCGACCGAGCCTTTGGGCGACCGGATCAAGGATGTGCTGCCGCGTGACGTGGCCGTGGCCGACAGCCGTTTTGTCGTGAATTACTTTCGTTTGTCCCATGATGGTCGCCTGCTTTTTGGCGGTGGCGAAAGCTATGGCTATAAGTTTCCCGCAGACATTGCCGCCAAGGTGCGCAAACCGATGTCGGTGATCTTTCCACATCTGCGCGACGTTAAGATCGACTATTCGTGGGGCGGCACGCTTGGCATCACCCTGAAACGCCTGCCCTATGTGGCGCGCGTGGCCCCCAATGTCTTGTCCGCTTCGGGATATTCCGGGCACGGCGTTGGCACTGCAACGCACGCCGGTATGTTGATGGCGCGTGCAGTTCAGGGCGATGCAGATGGGTTTGACACGATGGCCAGCATCCCCACCCTGCCCTTTCCCGGCGGTGCGGCGTTGCGCAACCCGATGCTGGTGCTGGCGATGACGTGGTATTCTCTGCGCGATCGCTTGGGCGTTTAG